The proteins below are encoded in one region of Limnohabitans sp. 63ED37-2:
- a CDS encoding Hsp70 family protein — protein MTSTPSGTLGIDFGTSNSAVAWLGAQGSARLIPLEGDALAMPTAVFYNVEDSSTHFGRDAIGHYLEGTEGRLMRSLKSLLGSPLLLETTQIGPQQISFQDIITTFLATLRERATQSLGSAPRRVVIGRPVHFVDEDPERDAQAQASLQRAVEAVGFEEVSFQLEPIAAALDYEQRLTQESTVLVVDLGGGTSDFTVVRLGPARMPRADRSTDILATTGVHIGGTDYDRQLNLAQVMPLLGYKHLGPDQREVPNRVFFDLATWHLIHWQYQAKAIAHAQTLRSNYSEPRLHERLMRVLLERHGHHMAHEVEQAKIRCSLGQAETGIDLSVIERGLSAQLGVRDMQAHLHDLLARTVACARECVQSAGLTDASLDAIYLTGGSSALSTFQATLQAEFKGVPLVEGDLFGGVALGLAYSR, from the coding sequence ATGACTTCTACCCCCTCCGGCACGCTCGGCATCGATTTCGGCACCTCCAATTCGGCCGTGGCCTGGCTCGGCGCTCAAGGCAGCGCCCGCTTGATCCCGCTCGAGGGTGATGCACTGGCCATGCCCACGGCTGTTTTCTACAACGTCGAGGACAGCAGCACCCACTTCGGGCGAGATGCCATTGGTCATTACCTGGAGGGCACCGAGGGCCGATTGATGCGCTCGCTCAAAAGCCTGCTGGGCAGCCCTCTTTTGCTGGAGACGACACAAATCGGCCCCCAGCAGATCAGCTTTCAGGACATCATCACCACCTTTTTGGCGACCCTGCGCGAACGTGCCACCCAAAGTCTGGGCAGCGCCCCGCGTCGTGTGGTAATAGGCCGCCCCGTGCACTTTGTAGACGAGGACCCCGAGCGCGATGCGCAAGCGCAAGCCTCTTTGCAACGGGCCGTGGAGGCGGTGGGCTTTGAAGAGGTGTCTTTTCAGCTCGAGCCCATTGCCGCCGCGCTGGACTACGAGCAACGCCTGACCCAAGAAAGCACCGTGCTGGTGGTCGACTTGGGGGGCGGTACCTCGGACTTCACTGTGGTCCGCTTGGGGCCAGCGCGCATGCCCCGGGCTGACCGGAGCACCGACATTTTGGCCACCACGGGTGTGCACATTGGCGGCACCGACTACGACCGCCAGCTGAACCTGGCGCAGGTCATGCCGCTGCTCGGTTACAAACACCTGGGCCCCGACCAACGCGAGGTGCCCAACCGGGTGTTTTTTGATTTGGCGACCTGGCACCTGATCCACTGGCAATACCAAGCCAAAGCCATCGCCCACGCCCAAACCCTGCGCAGCAATTACAGCGAGCCGCGCCTGCATGAACGGCTGATGCGTGTATTGCTAGAGCGCCACGGCCACCACATGGCCCACGAGGTGGAACAGGCCAAAATCCGCTGCTCACTGGGCCAAGCTGAAACCGGGATCGACCTGTCGGTGATCGAGCGCGGCTTGTCCGCGCAATTGGGTGTGCGCGACATGCAGGCGCATCTGCATGACTTGCTGGCCCGCACTGTGGCCTGTGCGCGCGAATGTGTGCAAAGCGCGGGGCTGACCGATGCGTCACTGGACGCGATTTACCTCACGGGGGGTTCTTCGGCCTTGAGCACCTTCCAAGCCACATTGCAGGCTGAATTCAAAGGCGTGCCGCTGGTCGAAGGCGATTTGTTTGGTGGCGTGGCGCTGGGCTTGGCCTACAGCCGCTGA
- a CDS encoding CaiB/BaiF CoA transferase family protein — translation MNLSAGKLPLEGLRVVEFTHMVMGPTCGMVLADMGAEVIKVEPIEGDRTRHLLGSGAGFFPMFNRNKKSIQINLQSPDGAEVARRLCATADVVAENFKPGTMAKYGLDYASLSAKHPKLIYASLKGFLPGPYDHRTALDEVVQMMGGLAYMTGRPGDPLRAGTSVNDIMGGMFGAIGVLGALIQRGITGRGQEIQSALFENNVFLVGQHMLQYAITGKAAEPMPNRISAWAVYDVFTVKNGEQIFLAAVSDAQWATFCEVLGFGDLRADPRYFDNNARVSLRAELMPDLRRRLAAFTAAELSVIFEKAGLPFAPIVKPEELFDDPHLQATGGLADVRLSDGPKAGQTARAALFPFTMDGQRLGVRRQPPVQGENTNELLQDMGLSAADITHLRSIQAVA, via the coding sequence ATGAACCTCTCTGCCGGAAAACTCCCACTCGAAGGCTTGCGTGTCGTCGAGTTCACCCACATGGTCATGGGCCCCACCTGCGGCATGGTGCTGGCCGACATGGGGGCCGAGGTCATCAAGGTCGAGCCCATCGAGGGCGATCGTACTCGGCACCTGCTGGGTTCTGGCGCAGGTTTTTTCCCGATGTTCAACCGCAACAAAAAGAGCATCCAGATCAACCTGCAAAGCCCCGATGGGGCTGAGGTGGCGCGCCGCTTGTGCGCCACGGCCGACGTGGTGGCCGAGAACTTCAAGCCCGGCACCATGGCCAAGTATGGCCTGGACTATGCCAGCCTGTCGGCGAAGCACCCCAAGTTGATCTACGCCAGCCTCAAGGGTTTTCTGCCTGGCCCCTACGACCACCGCACGGCACTCGACGAAGTGGTGCAGATGATGGGCGGCTTGGCCTACATGACGGGCCGCCCCGGTGACCCGCTGCGCGCAGGCACCAGCGTGAACGACATCATGGGCGGCATGTTTGGCGCCATTGGTGTGCTCGGTGCATTGATTCAACGCGGCATCACCGGGCGCGGGCAAGAGATCCAGTCGGCTTTATTCGAGAACAACGTTTTCCTGGTCGGCCAACACATGTTGCAGTACGCCATCACCGGCAAAGCGGCCGAGCCCATGCCCAATCGCATTTCGGCTTGGGCGGTGTATGACGTGTTCACCGTCAAGAACGGCGAGCAAATCTTTTTGGCGGCGGTCAGTGACGCGCAATGGGCCACGTTTTGTGAGGTGTTGGGCTTTGGAGACCTGAGGGCCGATCCACGCTACTTTGACAACAACGCCCGCGTGTCGCTGCGTGCCGAGTTGATGCCCGATTTGCGCCGCCGTTTGGCCGCCTTCACGGCGGCCGAACTGAGTGTCATTTTCGAAAAAGCGGGTTTGCCTTTTGCGCCCATCGTCAAGCCCGAAGAGCTGTTTGACGACCCGCACTTGCAGGCTACGGGTGGCTTGGCCGATGTGCGCCTGAGCGATGGCCCCAAAGCCGGGCAGACTGCCCGTGCAGCCTTGTTTCCCTTCACCATGGACGGGCAACGCCTGGGTGTGCGCCGTCAGCCGCCTGTGCAAGGCGAGAACACCAACGAGCTGTTGCAAGACATGGGCCTGAGCGCAGCAGACATCACCCACTTGCGCAGCATCCAGGCGGTTGCCTGA
- a CDS encoding alpha/beta fold hydrolase, whose amino-acid sequence MNHPALPLFPGFTHHQIEVDKGLHISAMVGGQGPGLLLLHGHPQTLAIWHKVAPTLAQHFTVVAADLRGYGDSSKPEGGPDHAAYAKRSLAQDQISLMHHLGFDRFHVLAHDRGARVAHRLGMDHPQAVRQMVLLDIAPTLAMYEQTSEAFARAYWHWFFLIQPQPLPERLIEANPAAYVTDVMGNRSAGLAPFDARALTEYQRCLALPGAAHGLCEDYRASAGIDLEHDRDDIAQGRRLQMPIQVLWGEQGVVQRCFKPLKEWQKVAEQVSGQALPCGHYIAEEAPHALLAQVLPFFDRSPA is encoded by the coding sequence ATGAATCACCCTGCCTTGCCCCTGTTTCCCGGTTTCACGCACCACCAGATTGAGGTCGACAAAGGCCTGCACATCTCGGCCATGGTGGGCGGACAAGGCCCGGGTTTGCTGCTGCTGCATGGGCACCCACAGACCCTGGCCATCTGGCACAAGGTGGCCCCAACGCTGGCGCAGCATTTCACCGTGGTGGCGGCGGATTTGCGTGGGTATGGTGACTCGTCCAAACCCGAGGGCGGACCGGACCACGCCGCTTACGCCAAGCGCAGCCTGGCGCAAGACCAGATCAGTTTGATGCACCACTTGGGCTTTGACCGGTTCCATGTGCTGGCGCACGATCGGGGTGCCCGCGTGGCGCACCGTTTGGGCATGGACCATCCGCAAGCGGTGCGACAGATGGTGTTGCTTGACATCGCGCCCACCCTGGCCATGTACGAACAGACCTCCGAAGCCTTTGCCCGCGCCTACTGGCATTGGTTCTTTTTGATCCAGCCGCAGCCCCTGCCCGAGCGCCTGATCGAGGCCAACCCGGCGGCGTATGTCACCGACGTCATGGGCAACCGCAGCGCTGGGCTGGCCCCTTTTGATGCGCGTGCCTTGACCGAATACCAGCGCTGCCTGGCCCTGCCGGGCGCAGCGCACGGTCTGTGCGAAGACTACCGCGCCTCGGCGGGCATCGACCTGGAACACGATCGCGATGACATCGCGCAAGGGCGACGGCTTCAGATGCCCATCCAGGTGCTGTGGGGCGAGCAAGGCGTGGTGCAGCGCTGTTTTAAGCCGCTCAAGGAATGGCAAAAAGTGGCCGAACAGGTCTCGGGCCAGGCCCTGCCTTGTGGTCACTACATCGCCGAAGAAGCACCCCACGCCCTGCTGGCGCAGGTGCTGCCTTTTTTTGACAGGTCACCCGCATGA
- a CDS encoding DMT family transporter, translating into MSQHNRRGIVTMTGAMVFFVVNDALVKWVSADLSTPQLIFVRGVMTTALLLALAGWMGQLQQWRTTLTRSVPARAVLDSLASFTYLTAVFHIPLGNATAINLAGPLFLTLMAVFFLHERVTLGRWALILLGFAGVLLVVQPRMGDFNAYAVLCLFAAVLHAGRDFLTRLVPAQVPSLLITLSTAIMVTVLAGVWSLFEPWKPMATQHLWQLFGASLCLAAGYHLLTLSMRWGDMSVIGPFRYSGLLVALVLGYLMWGDVPNTLAWCGIALVVTAGLGLLQSERRRRQAQLAQDA; encoded by the coding sequence ATGAGCCAACACAACCGCCGTGGCATCGTCACCATGACCGGGGCCATGGTGTTCTTTGTGGTGAACGACGCCTTGGTCAAATGGGTCAGTGCTGACCTTTCTACACCGCAACTGATCTTCGTGCGCGGTGTGATGACCACCGCGCTGTTGTTGGCCTTGGCTGGGTGGATGGGCCAGTTGCAGCAGTGGCGCACCACGCTGACGCGCTCGGTGCCTGCCCGCGCCGTGCTCGACAGTCTGGCGTCCTTCACCTACCTCACCGCGGTGTTTCACATCCCTTTGGGCAACGCCACGGCGATCAATTTGGCGGGCCCGCTGTTCCTGACTTTGATGGCGGTGTTCTTTTTGCACGAGCGGGTCACGCTGGGCCGCTGGGCGCTGATTTTGCTGGGCTTTGCGGGCGTGCTGCTGGTAGTGCAGCCGCGCATGGGGGATTTCAATGCCTATGCCGTGCTGTGCTTGTTTGCGGCGGTGTTGCACGCGGGCCGCGATTTTCTGACGCGCCTGGTGCCTGCGCAAGTGCCTTCGCTGTTGATCACTTTGTCGACGGCGATCATGGTCACTGTGTTGGCGGGTGTGTGGAGTCTGTTTGAGCCCTGGAAGCCCATGGCCACACAGCACCTGTGGCAGCTGTTTGGCGCGTCACTTTGCTTGGCTGCGGGTTACCACTTGCTCACGCTCAGCATGCGTTGGGGCGACATGAGTGTGATCGGGCCATTCCGCTACAGCGGCTTGTTGGTGGCGCTGGTGCTGGGTTATCTGATGTGGGGCGATGTGCCCAACACGCTGGCCTGGTGTGGCATTGCGCTGGTGGTGACGGCCGGATTGGGCCTGCTCCAGTCTGAGCGCAGGCGTCGGCAGGCGCAGTTGGCACAAGACGCTTGA
- a CDS encoding CoA-binding protein, whose translation MHNDLHALRRILKTCPTIAVVGLSAEWHRPSYFAAKYMQSHGFKIVPVNPRYAGSQVLGETCYASLNDIPFKVDMVDVFRRSEDVLPMAEQAVQIGAKCLWQQLGVANHEADALARQAGMDSVTNRCVKIEHARLFGGLNWVGVNTGIISARRLV comes from the coding sequence ATGCACAACGATTTGCACGCGCTGCGGCGCATCCTCAAAACCTGCCCCACCATCGCCGTGGTGGGCTTGTCGGCCGAGTGGCATCGGCCCAGTTATTTCGCGGCCAAGTACATGCAGTCACACGGCTTCAAGATCGTGCCCGTGAACCCGCGTTATGCGGGCAGCCAGGTGCTGGGTGAGACCTGCTACGCCAGCCTGAACGACATCCCCTTCAAGGTGGACATGGTGGATGTGTTTCGCCGCAGCGAAGACGTGCTGCCGATGGCCGAACAAGCGGTGCAGATCGGCGCCAAGTGCCTGTGGCAGCAACTGGGCGTGGCCAACCACGAAGCCGATGCCCTGGCCCGACAGGCGGGCATGGATTCGGTGACGAACCGCTGCGTGAAGATCGAACATGCCCGGCTGTTTGGTGGCCTGAACTGGGTGGGTGTGAACACCGGCATCATTTCTGCGCGGCGGCTGGTATAA
- a CDS encoding O-acetylhomoserine aminocarboxypropyltransferase/cysteine synthase family protein, giving the protein MTDRQFHPETLAIHAGQIPDVATGARALPIYQTSSYVFDSAEHAASLFNLQTFGNVYSRLSNPTVAVLEERVAALEGGRAAVASASGMAAETMALMTILQTGDHVVAAGALYGGSVTLLAVSLAKFGIETTFVDATKPEAFAAAMRPNTRAVYAESLGNPSMVVLDIAAVADVAHAHGVPLIIDNTVPSPLLCNPLALGADIVVHSATKYLAGHGTTLGGLVVEGGKFPWDNGKFPGMTEPSQGYHGVKFYETFGDFGFAMRCRMESLRVFGASLSPMSAWQILQGVETLPLRMQKHCDNALGVAKFLQADARVAWVNYPGLPDHPQHDLMQRQMRGASGLLSFGVKGGLAQGVKFIESAQFMSHLVNIGDTRTLISHPASTTHRQLDEAQQLAAGVPPDMVRISVGLENLDDILWDIDQALDKASR; this is encoded by the coding sequence ATGACCGACCGCCAATTCCACCCCGAAACCCTGGCCATCCACGCCGGGCAAATTCCCGATGTAGCCACGGGCGCACGCGCCCTGCCCATCTACCAAACCAGCAGCTATGTGTTTGACAGCGCCGAGCATGCGGCCTCGCTGTTCAACCTGCAGACCTTTGGCAATGTGTACTCGCGCCTGAGCAACCCCACGGTGGCGGTACTCGAAGAGCGTGTGGCCGCGCTCGAAGGCGGGCGTGCTGCCGTGGCCAGTGCCTCGGGCATGGCGGCCGAAACCATGGCGCTCATGACCATCTTGCAAACGGGCGACCATGTGGTGGCAGCCGGGGCTTTGTATGGCGGCTCGGTCACCTTGCTGGCCGTGAGCCTGGCCAAGTTCGGCATCGAGACCACCTTTGTGGACGCAACAAAACCCGAAGCCTTTGCCGCCGCCATGCGCCCCAACACCCGCGCGGTGTATGCCGAGAGCCTGGGCAACCCGAGCATGGTGGTGCTGGACATCGCGGCCGTGGCCGATGTGGCCCATGCGCACGGCGTGCCGCTCATCATCGACAACACCGTGCCCAGCCCGCTGCTGTGCAACCCGCTGGCGCTGGGGGCCGACATCGTGGTGCATTCGGCCACCAAATATTTGGCGGGGCACGGCACCACGCTGGGCGGCCTGGTGGTGGAAGGCGGCAAATTCCCTTGGGACAATGGTAAGTTTCCGGGCATGACCGAGCCCTCGCAGGGCTACCACGGGGTGAAGTTTTACGAGACCTTTGGCGACTTTGGCTTTGCCATGCGCTGCCGCATGGAAAGCCTGCGCGTGTTTGGCGCATCGCTCAGCCCCATGAGCGCCTGGCAGATTTTGCAAGGCGTCGAGACCCTGCCACTGCGCATGCAAAAGCACTGCGACAACGCTTTGGGCGTGGCGAAATTTTTGCAGGCCGATGCGCGTGTGGCCTGGGTCAACTACCCCGGCTTGCCCGATCACCCACAGCACGACCTGATGCAGCGCCAGATGCGTGGCGCTTCAGGCCTGCTGTCGTTTGGCGTCAAAGGCGGGCTGGCGCAGGGCGTGAAGTTCATCGAGTCGGCCCAGTTCATGAGCCACTTGGTCAACATCGGCGACACCCGCACCCTGATCAGCCACCCCGCCAGCACCACGCACCGCCAGCTCGACGAGGCCCAGCAGCTGGCCGCTGGCGTGCCGCCCGACATGGTGCGCATTTCGGTGGGGCTGGAAAATCTGGACGACATCTTGTGGGACATCGACCAGGCGCTGGACAAGGCCAGCCGCTGA
- a CDS encoding MFS transporter — protein sequence MKETPYAWVVVWATFVCLALIFGVSYSFAAFFESFAAEFSAQRADVSWIFGLSGFVYFVLGAGGGMLADRFGPRMVCSVGMALIASGLLATSWATSLLAVYVSYGLLVGLGIALVYTPSIASVQPWFTTRRGLAGGIASSGVGAGTLLVPVLVAMAIGPMPWREAMQVLALGVLVLGLLAAGLLRRAPAAQAAPGATGAGGSASGLTLRETLRSPTFRWLYLATVLASPVMFIPFAHVSASARDLGLGEAFAVGLVGLIGVGSLVGRFAIGLLADRLGRAQTLVLMQLSMGASYLLWGAAGGQAMLVLFALWFGLSYGSIVSLLPAICMDYFGGRSVASVVGTLYSGAAVGNLLGPVLAGAVFDHSGHYLGVMVVCGGLSLCATWASRQMKRCGQARY from the coding sequence ATGAAAGAAACCCCCTATGCCTGGGTGGTGGTTTGGGCCACCTTTGTGTGCCTGGCGCTGATCTTTGGGGTGTCGTATTCGTTTGCGGCGTTTTTTGAATCGTTCGCGGCCGAGTTTTCGGCGCAGCGGGCCGATGTGTCCTGGATCTTTGGCCTCTCGGGCTTTGTCTATTTTGTGCTGGGCGCAGGCGGCGGCATGTTGGCCGACCGATTTGGGCCGCGCATGGTGTGTTCAGTCGGCATGGCGCTGATCGCTTCAGGCTTGCTGGCCACCAGCTGGGCCACGTCCTTGCTGGCGGTGTACGTGAGTTACGGCTTGTTGGTGGGCCTGGGCATCGCGCTGGTGTACACGCCCTCCATTGCCAGCGTGCAGCCCTGGTTCACCACCCGCCGGGGGCTGGCCGGGGGCATTGCCAGCTCGGGCGTGGGCGCGGGCACTTTGCTGGTGCCGGTGCTGGTGGCCATGGCCATTGGCCCCATGCCTTGGCGAGAGGCGATGCAGGTTTTGGCCTTGGGTGTTTTGGTGCTGGGTTTGCTGGCGGCGGGCTTGCTGCGCCGCGCCCCTGCAGCACAAGCGGCCCCCGGCGCGACCGGTGCGGGGGGCTCGGCCTCTGGGCTGACTTTGCGCGAAACCTTGCGCAGTCCCACTTTTCGTTGGCTCTATTTGGCGACTGTGCTGGCCTCACCCGTGATGTTCATTCCCTTTGCGCATGTGTCGGCCTCGGCACGAGATTTGGGCCTGGGCGAAGCCTTTGCCGTAGGGTTGGTCGGCCTGATTGGCGTGGGCAGTCTGGTCGGGCGCTTTGCCATTGGCTTGCTGGCCGACCGACTGGGGCGGGCGCAAACGCTGGTGCTGATGCAACTGTCCATGGGCGCGTCGTATCTGCTGTGGGGTGCGGCAGGCGGGCAGGCCATGCTGGTGCTGTTTGCGCTGTGGTTTGGCCTGAGTTATGGCTCTATCGTCTCGCTCTTGCCCGCCATTTGCATGGATTATTTTGGCGGCCGCTCGGTGGCCAGCGTGGTGGGCACGCTCTACAGCGGCGCTGCGGTGGGCAATTTGCTGGGCCCCGTGTTGGCCGGAGCGGTGTTTGACCACAGCGGCCACTACCTGGGCGTGATGGTGGTGTGCGGCGGGCTGTCGCTGTGCGCCACTTGGGCCTCACGGCAAATGAAACGCTGCGGGCAAGCCAGGTATTGA
- a CDS encoding DUF2076 family protein — MTAQERDQLQQFLAALRQQRSHPKDTLAEGLIRDALAQQPDAPYWLVQRSMALQLALNATQDRLAQLQAQCDEQAARWQALASDASPTVAQANKPADGGAQVVPLTQSQPSPWGRGLLAQVSGTALGVSAGVVAGGLLLQGLDGLFGPAAAPSGVAQGSASNLSSTDPDAGDGLWDLGDDWA, encoded by the coding sequence ATGACCGCCCAAGAACGCGACCAGCTCCAGCAATTTTTGGCCGCCTTGCGCCAGCAACGCAGCCACCCCAAAGACACTTTGGCCGAGGGCTTGATCCGCGACGCGCTGGCGCAGCAGCCCGATGCACCTTATTGGCTGGTGCAGCGCAGCATGGCCCTGCAGCTGGCCTTGAACGCCACCCAAGACCGACTGGCGCAGTTGCAAGCGCAGTGTGATGAACAGGCCGCCCGCTGGCAAGCCTTGGCGTCAGACGCTTCGCCCACAGTGGCACAGGCCAACAAGCCTGCAGATGGGGGTGCGCAGGTTGTCCCCTTGACCCAATCGCAGCCCAGTCCCTGGGGGCGTGGCCTGCTGGCGCAAGTCAGCGGCACCGCGCTCGGTGTGAGCGCGGGGGTGGTGGCGGGTGGTTTGTTGCTGCAAGGCCTTGACGGCCTGTTTGGGCCGGCAGCGGCGCCATCCGGTGTGGCCCAAGGCTCGGCAAGCAACTTGTCCAGCACTGACCCGGATGCAGGTGATGGCTTATGGGACCTGGGCGACGACTGGGCCTGA
- the hppD gene encoding 4-hydroxyphenylpyruvate dioxygenase → MADLFDNPMGLCGFEFVEFASPTPNTLEPLFEQMGFSLVAKHRSKDVVLYRQGDINFIVNREPKSLAGYFAAEHGPCACALAFRVKDSHKAYARALELGAQPVDVPTGPMELRLPAIKGIGGAPLYLIDRFEDGKSIYDIDFEFIEGVDRHPPGHGLKLIDHMTHNVYKGRMAYWSGFYEKLFNFQEIRYFDIKGEYTGLTSQAMMAPDGKIRIPLNEESGKTGGQIEEFLMQFNGEGIQHIALLTDDILKSVDALQMAGIPLMSAPNDIYYEMLEERLPGHGEPVAELQARGILMDGSTANGEKRLLLQIFSQTLLGPVFFEFIQRKADEGFGEGNFKALFESLERDQIRRGAIQVE, encoded by the coding sequence ATGGCCGATTTGTTTGACAACCCCATGGGCCTGTGCGGCTTCGAGTTCGTCGAGTTCGCATCCCCCACCCCCAACACCCTCGAGCCGCTGTTCGAGCAGATGGGCTTTTCTCTGGTGGCGAAACACCGCTCCAAAGACGTGGTGCTCTACCGCCAAGGCGACATCAACTTCATCGTCAACCGTGAGCCCAAAAGTCTGGCCGGCTACTTTGCTGCAGAGCATGGCCCTTGCGCTTGCGCGCTGGCGTTTCGCGTGAAGGACTCGCACAAGGCTTATGCACGGGCGCTGGAACTTGGAGCCCAACCTGTGGATGTGCCCACCGGCCCCATGGAGTTGCGACTGCCCGCCATCAAAGGCATTGGCGGCGCGCCTTTGTATTTGATCGACCGCTTTGAAGACGGCAAAAGCATTTACGACATCGACTTTGAATTCATCGAGGGCGTAGACCGCCACCCGCCTGGCCACGGCCTCAAGCTCATCGACCATATGACGCACAACGTCTACAAAGGCCGCATGGCGTACTGGAGTGGTTTTTACGAAAAACTCTTCAACTTTCAAGAGATTCGCTACTTTGACATCAAGGGCGAATACACGGGCCTGACCAGCCAAGCCATGATGGCCCCAGACGGCAAGATCCGCATCCCGCTCAACGAAGAGTCGGGCAAGACAGGTGGCCAGATCGAAGAGTTCCTGATGCAGTTCAACGGCGAAGGCATCCAGCACATCGCGCTGCTGACCGATGACATTCTGAAAAGCGTGGACGCGCTGCAGATGGCCGGCATCCCGCTCATGAGCGCGCCCAACGACATCTATTACGAGATGCTCGAAGAACGCTTGCCGGGCCATGGCGAACCTGTGGCCGAGTTGCAGGCCCGCGGCATTTTGATGGATGGCTCCACCGCCAACGGTGAGAAACGTTTGCTGCTGCAAATCTTCAGCCAGACGCTGCTCGGCCCCGTGTTCTTTGAATTCATCCAGCGCAAGGCAGACGAAGGTTTTGGCGAAGGCAACTTCAAAGCGCTGTTTGAAAGCCTGGAGCGCGACCAGATTCGGCGTGGGGCGATTCAGGTGGAGTGA
- a CDS encoding DUF3297 family protein has protein sequence MTEAPTPETSAAARPALPDRLAIDARSPHHVRAVFEHDIGIRFNGKDRNDVEEYCISEGWVRVPAGKTLDRKGQPLLIKLKGKVEAFYR, from the coding sequence ATGACCGAAGCCCCAACACCCGAGACATCAGCTGCTGCCCGACCCGCATTGCCCGACCGCCTGGCGATTGATGCCCGCAGCCCGCACCATGTGCGCGCCGTTTTTGAGCACGACATCGGCATCCGCTTCAACGGCAAGGACCGCAACGATGTCGAGGAATACTGCATCAGCGAAGGCTGGGTGCGCGTGCCCGCTGGCAAGACGCTGGATCGCAAGGGTCAACCGCTGCTCATCAAGCTCAAAGGCAAAGTCGAAGCGTTTTACCGTTGA
- a CDS encoding tetratricopeptide repeat protein: protein MDPSLEQARQAFLAGIEQFERHDFEAAAALFEQALQLAPGRPSVLMNLGVSCVHLGRFERADVCLRQALAADDSQVDAWKAWGVTHMALGDWTQALHCHDKARALGADGADFCLRWGQCLAHQRLLPQALLAFEQALTHAPELAEAWSQMAHVQRDMGQTAEAITGYQRAMQLGADPELHRYYLAALSPQQPMVNAPAAYVEKLFDQYADDFEAHLVGQLGYQGHRVLLQNLPTDSAARFERVWDLGCGTGLCGSLIRPRADHLVGVDLSSAMVAKAKALGLYDSLHALELVDFLKQGTEQADLVLAADVFIYVGHLKAVFEALSPRVRSGGWLAFTVEEADPGMAVQLHRSLRYAHALPYLEALAAQHGWHWARVHRAPLRLDQAQPLMGAYVYLQKT from the coding sequence ATGGACCCTTCACTCGAACAAGCCCGCCAAGCTTTTTTGGCCGGTATCGAACAGTTTGAACGCCACGATTTCGAGGCGGCTGCGGCGCTGTTTGAGCAGGCTTTGCAACTGGCCCCCGGCAGACCCTCTGTGCTCATGAATCTGGGCGTGAGCTGCGTGCATCTGGGTCGCTTTGAGCGGGCCGATGTGTGTCTGCGCCAAGCCTTGGCGGCCGACGATTCGCAAGTCGATGCCTGGAAGGCCTGGGGCGTGACGCACATGGCCTTGGGCGATTGGACGCAGGCTTTGCACTGCCACGACAAAGCGCGCGCCTTGGGCGCAGATGGCGCCGACTTTTGTCTGCGCTGGGGCCAGTGCTTGGCCCACCAGAGGCTTTTGCCACAAGCCTTGTTGGCCTTTGAGCAGGCCTTGACGCATGCCCCGGAATTGGCCGAAGCCTGGAGCCAGATGGCCCATGTGCAGCGCGACATGGGCCAGACCGCAGAAGCGATCACGGGCTACCAGCGCGCCATGCAACTGGGGGCCGACCCCGAACTGCACCGCTACTACCTCGCCGCCTTGAGCCCGCAGCAGCCCATGGTGAATGCGCCCGCAGCCTATGTAGAAAAACTCTTTGACCAGTACGCCGATGACTTTGAAGCCCACCTGGTGGGGCAACTGGGTTACCAAGGCCATCGCGTGTTGCTGCAAAACTTGCCCACTGACTCGGCTGCCCGCTTTGAGCGCGTGTGGGATCTGGGCTGCGGCACAGGCTTGTGTGGCAGCCTGATCCGCCCCCGTGCCGACCATTTGGTGGGTGTGGACCTGTCGTCGGCCATGGTCGCCAAGGCCAAAGCTCTGGGGTTGTACGACAGCCTGCATGCGTTGGAACTGGTGGATTTTTTGAAGCAAGGCACCGAGCAGGCCGATCTGGTACTGGCCGCTGATGTGTTCATTTATGTGGGCCATCTGAAGGCGGTGTTTGAGGCCCTGAGCCCCCGCGTGCGCTCAGGCGGCTGGCTGGCCTTCACCGTCGAAGAGGCCGACCCGGGCATGGCGGTGCAGCTGCACCGCTCGCTGCGTTATGCACATGCCTTGCCTTATTTGGAGGCGCTTGCCGCGCAGCACGGCTGGCACTGGGCCCGTGTGCACCGCGCGCCTTTGCGCCTGGACCAAGCGCAGCCCCTCATGGGCGCTTATGTGTACCTGCAAAAGACCTGA